A window from Polyangium spumosum encodes these proteins:
- a CDS encoding MYXO-CTERM sorting domain-containing protein gives MGLFDSRRRRGRSIALLFGLAATTLSAAATAQTFPADATWAALTRFDAGAGQHVPIGDVSGDDAPQRDIVGNAANPLAYVHSDGTHFYFRLRVNTTALAGPTNFDNVSSFGCVIDADNDATDFEFSALVDGISAPDAVRFWLNTTQQASGSASDTPEVMVKAYLGPLQLGQPGFGYARHVAAGAVFPIAAPDADFFVDWAVEKLLLQAAGVGDATPLRFACGTGVSTSTLSTDFSGAPTLALVLSDPYFCSSSGCIPQTCAGYGQLCSAGVGACAASGTLTCNAAGLAVCDAFPGEPSQETCNAVDDDCDGAADEDNPDGGGACVTGLLGVCNAGTQNCITGGLQCTPNVLPGSQAETCNGLDDDCDGLEDDGFGLGTACTEGLGVCAAAGVIICDGQGGATCDATPGTPQAEMCNGLDDDCNGFVDDGDPGGGQPCVTGLPGVCSVGITACSSGNVACVPAVLPGELPETCNFTDDDCDGVDDDGLGLGAACVEGVGACAVVGSIVCDAQGGAVCNAVPGTPSPEVCGDAIDDDCDGALDNGCPDTDGDGLIDAIEAQIGTDPNDADSDDDGIADGEEPDYSADTDGDGLINALDPDSDDDGLFDGTESGKDCSGPGTDAAAGHCRPDGDAGQTTTDPLDADSDGGGTMDGSEDVDLDGVVDAGETDPTAGNGADDAQAMDADGDGLSDGLEATIGSDPNDADSDDDGLLDGDEANPSDDTDGDGLPNPLDPDSDDDALFDGTETGHGCSHPATDPAAENCRPDADGGVLQTSPVDRDTDGGGVRDGAEDRNLNGRIDINETDPTEGNAPDDQQLSNLDNDGDGLTNQLEAFLGSNPNDADTDDDGVLDGDEANPSDDTDGDGLINVRDIDSDGDGLRDGTEVGSDCQHPATNPAANACTPDADLGATKTSMVDWDSDNGGVSDGDEDKNKDGALDPGETNPTKGNGEDDPLDSDGDGLLDKVELMLGTDPFDWDTDDDGVSDAAEPSPGEDTDGDGLINALDPDSDNDGLPDGLEMGMGCGNPDTDPAAGHCIPDGDGGATVTDPLDWDTDDGGAADGAEDKDKDGVIDPGETNPTTGNGADDPPDSDGDGIFDADELVIGTDPNDADTDDDGVRDGDEPSFDEDTDGDGLINALDPDSDNDGLFDGTELGLDCTDPATDVTKDHCVADADAGLTTTDPLDWDTDDGTASDGSEDWNLDGKIDPGETNPTAGNGADDVGVIDTDGDGLSDEVEDFIGTDPNDADSDDDGVIDGEEPNPTDDADNDGTINALDPDSDGDGLFDGTEMGKDCSGPATDPAAGTCVADADMGATTTSPLDTDTDDGGVSDGDEDTNGNGVVDPGEIDPNDGSDDATKLDTDGDGLTDAEETQIGTDPLDADSDDDGVSDGAEPDVGVDTDGDGLINGLDPDSDGDGLFDGTELGLDCSGTGTNPMAGNCIPDGDEGATKTDPLDPDTDDGGVSDGDEDTDKDGVVDTGETNPLDPADDVPPPCTTDEQCGGPNSGQICVEGGCTEGCRGEGGNGCPTDEVCTSNSTAPGMCVSPEEAIRLAGGGCACATGQTEGAPGGAALVMVALGALVLRRKRR, from the coding sequence ATGGGATTGTTCGACTCTCGCAGGCGCCGGGGGCGCAGCATCGCGCTGCTGTTCGGGCTCGCTGCCACCACGCTCTCCGCGGCCGCGACCGCGCAAACCTTCCCGGCCGACGCGACGTGGGCCGCGCTCACGCGCTTCGACGCAGGCGCGGGGCAACACGTGCCGATCGGCGACGTCTCCGGCGACGACGCGCCTCAGCGCGACATCGTCGGGAACGCGGCGAACCCGCTCGCGTACGTGCACAGCGACGGCACGCACTTCTACTTCCGCCTGCGCGTCAACACGACGGCCCTCGCAGGGCCGACGAACTTCGACAACGTGTCGAGCTTCGGGTGCGTGATCGACGCGGACAACGACGCCACGGACTTCGAGTTCAGCGCGCTCGTCGACGGCATCTCGGCGCCGGACGCCGTGCGGTTCTGGTTGAACACGACCCAGCAGGCGTCGGGCTCCGCGAGCGACACGCCCGAGGTGATGGTGAAGGCCTACCTCGGCCCGCTGCAGCTCGGGCAGCCGGGCTTCGGGTATGCGCGGCACGTCGCGGCGGGCGCGGTCTTCCCGATCGCCGCGCCGGACGCCGATTTCTTCGTCGACTGGGCCGTGGAGAAGCTCCTGCTCCAGGCCGCGGGGGTCGGCGACGCGACGCCGCTCCGCTTCGCGTGTGGCACCGGCGTGAGCACGTCCACGCTCTCCACGGATTTCAGCGGCGCGCCGACCCTCGCGCTTGTGCTCAGTGATCCGTATTTCTGCAGCAGCTCGGGTTGCATTCCCCAGACGTGCGCGGGTTACGGTCAGCTCTGCTCCGCCGGGGTCGGGGCGTGCGCGGCGTCGGGCACGCTCACCTGCAACGCGGCGGGTTTGGCCGTATGTGACGCGTTCCCGGGCGAACCCTCGCAGGAGACGTGCAACGCGGTCGACGACGACTGCGACGGCGCGGCGGACGAGGACAACCCCGACGGCGGCGGCGCCTGCGTGACGGGCCTGCTCGGCGTGTGCAACGCGGGGACCCAGAACTGCATCACCGGGGGTTTGCAGTGCACGCCGAACGTGCTGCCGGGGTCGCAGGCCGAGACGTGCAACGGGCTCGACGACGATTGCGACGGCCTGGAAGACGACGGGTTCGGGCTCGGCACGGCCTGCACCGAGGGGCTCGGCGTCTGCGCGGCGGCGGGCGTCATCATCTGCGACGGGCAGGGCGGGGCCACGTGCGACGCGACGCCCGGAACGCCGCAGGCCGAGATGTGCAACGGGCTCGACGACGATTGTAACGGCTTCGTCGACGACGGGGATCCGGGCGGGGGACAACCTTGCGTGACGGGCCTGCCCGGCGTCTGCAGCGTGGGGATCACGGCCTGCTCTTCGGGCAACGTCGCCTGCGTGCCGGCCGTCCTCCCGGGCGAGCTGCCGGAGACGTGCAATTTCACGGACGACGATTGCGACGGCGTGGACGACGACGGCCTCGGCCTCGGCGCGGCGTGCGTCGAGGGCGTGGGCGCGTGCGCCGTCGTGGGCTCGATCGTGTGCGACGCGCAGGGCGGCGCGGTGTGCAACGCCGTGCCCGGGACGCCGAGCCCCGAGGTCTGCGGCGACGCGATCGACGACGATTGTGACGGCGCGCTCGACAATGGCTGCCCCGACACCGACGGCGACGGGCTGATCGACGCGATCGAGGCGCAGATCGGGACCGACCCGAACGACGCCGACAGCGACGACGATGGTATCGCCGACGGCGAGGAGCCCGACTACAGCGCGGATACGGACGGCGACGGGCTCATCAACGCGCTCGATCCGGACAGCGACGACGACGGCTTGTTCGACGGCACCGAGTCGGGCAAGGATTGCAGCGGGCCCGGCACGGACGCGGCGGCCGGCCATTGCAGGCCCGACGGCGACGCCGGGCAGACGACGACGGACCCGCTCGACGCGGATTCGGACGGCGGCGGCACGATGGACGGCTCGGAGGACGTGGACCTCGACGGCGTGGTCGACGCAGGCGAGACGGACCCGACGGCAGGGAACGGCGCGGACGACGCCCAGGCCATGGACGCGGACGGCGACGGGCTGAGCGACGGGCTCGAAGCGACGATCGGCTCGGACCCGAACGACGCCGACAGCGACGACGACGGGCTGCTCGACGGCGACGAGGCGAACCCGTCCGACGACACGGACGGCGACGGGCTGCCGAACCCGCTCGATCCGGACAGCGACGACGACGCGCTCTTCGACGGCACCGAGACCGGCCACGGTTGCTCGCACCCCGCGACGGACCCGGCCGCGGAGAACTGCCGGCCCGACGCGGACGGCGGCGTGCTCCAGACCTCGCCGGTCGACCGGGACACGGACGGCGGCGGCGTGAGGGACGGGGCGGAGGATCGGAACCTCAACGGCCGGATCGACATCAACGAGACCGATCCGACCGAAGGCAACGCGCCGGACGACCAGCAGCTCTCGAACCTGGACAACGACGGCGACGGGCTGACGAACCAGCTCGAGGCGTTCCTCGGCTCGAACCCGAACGACGCGGACACCGACGACGACGGCGTGCTCGACGGCGACGAGGCGAACCCGTCGGACGACACCGACGGCGACGGGCTGATCAACGTCCGCGACATCGACAGCGACGGCGACGGGCTCCGGGACGGCACCGAGGTCGGGAGCGATTGCCAGCACCCGGCGACGAACCCGGCGGCGAACGCGTGCACGCCGGACGCCGACCTGGGCGCGACGAAGACCTCGATGGTCGACTGGGACTCGGACAACGGCGGCGTGTCCGACGGCGACGAGGACAAGAACAAGGACGGCGCGCTCGATCCGGGCGAGACCAACCCGACGAAGGGCAACGGCGAGGACGATCCGCTCGACAGCGACGGCGACGGCCTGCTCGACAAGGTCGAGCTCATGCTCGGCACCGATCCCTTCGACTGGGACACGGACGACGACGGCGTCTCCGACGCGGCGGAGCCGAGCCCGGGCGAGGACACGGACGGCGACGGGCTGATCAACGCGCTCGATCCGGACAGCGACAACGACGGGCTCCCGGACGGGCTGGAAATGGGCATGGGCTGCGGCAACCCGGACACCGATCCGGCCGCGGGCCATTGTATTCCGGACGGCGACGGCGGCGCGACCGTGACCGATCCGCTCGATTGGGACACGGACGACGGCGGCGCGGCGGACGGGGCCGAGGACAAGGACAAGGACGGCGTCATCGATCCCGGCGAGACGAACCCGACGACGGGCAACGGCGCCGACGATCCGCCGGACAGCGACGGCGACGGGATCTTCGACGCGGACGAGCTCGTGATCGGCACCGATCCGAACGACGCCGACACGGACGACGACGGCGTGCGCGACGGCGACGAGCCGAGCTTCGACGAGGACACGGACGGCGACGGGCTGATCAACGCGCTCGATCCGGACAGCGACAACGACGGGCTCTTCGACGGCACGGAGCTCGGCCTCGATTGCACGGATCCGGCCACGGACGTGACGAAGGACCATTGCGTGGCCGACGCGGACGCGGGGCTCACGACGACGGATCCGCTCGACTGGGACACGGACGACGGCACGGCGAGCGACGGGTCGGAGGACTGGAACCTCGACGGCAAGATCGATCCGGGCGAGACGAACCCGACGGCCGGCAACGGCGCCGACGACGTGGGCGTGATCGACACGGACGGCGACGGGCTCAGCGACGAGGTCGAGGATTTCATCGGCACCGATCCGAACGACGCCGACAGCGACGACGACGGCGTGATCGACGGAGAGGAGCCGAACCCGACCGACGACGCGGACAACGACGGCACGATCAACGCGCTCGATCCGGACAGCGACGGCGACGGGTTGTTCGACGGCACCGAGATGGGCAAGGATTGCAGCGGGCCGGCCACGGATCCCGCGGCGGGCACCTGCGTCGCGGACGCCGACATGGGCGCGACGACGACGTCGCCGCTCGATACGGACACGGACGACGGCGGCGTCTCCGACGGCGACGAGGACACGAACGGCAATGGCGTGGTCGATCCGGGCGAGATCGATCCAAACGACGGCAGCGACGACGCGACGAAGCTCGACACGGACGGCGACGGGCTGACGGACGCGGAGGAGACGCAGATCGGCACGGATCCGCTCGACGCCGACAGCGACGACGACGGCGTGTCGGATGGAGCGGAGCCGGACGTCGGCGTGGACACGGACGGGGACGGGCTCATCAACGGGCTCGACCCGGACAGCGACGGCGACGGGCTCTTCGACGGGACCGAGCTCGGCCTCGATTGCTCGGGCACGGGGACGAACCCCATGGCCGGCAATTGTATCCCCGACGGCGACGAGGGCGCGACGAAGACGGACCCGCTCGATCCGGACACGGACGACGGCGGGGTGAGCGACGGCGACGAGGACACGGACAAGGACGGCGTCGTGGATACGGGCGAGACGAACCCGCTCGATCCAGCGGACGACGTGCCGCCTCCTTGCACGACGGACGAGCAATGCGGCGGCCCGAACAGCGGTCAGATCTGCGTGGAGGGAGGCTGCACGGAGGGCTGCCGCGGCGAGGGTGGTAATGGTTGCCCCACGGACGAGGTGTGCACCTCGAACAGCACGGCGCCGGGCATGTGCGTGTCGCCGGAGGAGGCCATTCGCCTGGCAGGCGGCGGCTGCGCTTGCGCCACCGGGCAAACCGAAGGCGCGCCGGGCGGCGCGGCGCTGGTGATGGTGGCGCTCGGGGCGCTCGTTCTACGGAGGAAGCGGCGGTAA
- a CDS encoding sigma-54-dependent transcriptional regulator, with product MRRVLVVDDEENLRVVVRSFLKRDGYEVEVAPGVEEALALLESFGPDFILTDVRMPRLGGLDLLATLKAKGDPATVIVMSAYGNVDLALEAMKAGAYDYIQKPFKAEELLLTLRKAEEREALRRENRALKQEILRESTFEEILAKSASMQAIFKTIAKIADYKTTVLVTGESGVGKELVARALHKRSARRGGPFVAVNCGAIPESLLESELFGYRRGAFTDATTDRVGLFEQANHGTLLLDEIGELPLSLQVKLLRVLQEETIRRLGDSKDIKVDVRIIAATHRDLHAETQAGRFREDLFYRINVLPIGIPPLRERREDVPLLVEHFMNRNNARFGTNIRQLSPEARRLLLEYAWPGNVRELENTIERAMVLAEKDSIEADDLPERIREARDPIQLHLTSGELSIKKTARVIEEILIRRALTKTKGNRTRAAEVLEISHRALLYKIKDYRIDL from the coding sequence ATGCGCCGAGTCCTGGTCGTCGACGACGAAGAGAACTTGCGGGTCGTCGTTCGTTCGTTTCTGAAGCGAGACGGCTACGAGGTGGAGGTCGCGCCGGGGGTCGAGGAGGCGCTCGCGCTGCTCGAGTCCTTCGGGCCGGACTTCATCCTCACGGACGTGCGGATGCCGCGGCTCGGGGGGCTCGATCTGCTCGCGACCCTGAAGGCCAAGGGGGATCCGGCGACGGTCATCGTGATGAGCGCCTACGGCAACGTCGACCTCGCGCTCGAGGCGATGAAGGCGGGCGCGTACGACTACATCCAGAAGCCCTTCAAGGCCGAGGAGCTCCTGCTCACGCTGCGCAAGGCCGAGGAGCGGGAGGCGCTGCGCCGCGAGAACCGCGCGCTCAAGCAGGAGATCCTCCGCGAGAGCACGTTCGAGGAGATCCTCGCGAAGAGCGCGAGCATGCAGGCGATCTTCAAGACGATCGCCAAGATCGCCGACTACAAGACCACGGTGCTCGTGACCGGCGAGAGCGGCGTGGGCAAGGAGCTCGTGGCGCGGGCCCTCCACAAGCGCAGCGCGCGGCGCGGCGGGCCGTTCGTCGCGGTGAACTGCGGGGCGATCCCCGAGAGCCTGCTCGAGAGTGAGCTCTTCGGGTATCGGCGCGGCGCCTTCACGGACGCGACCACCGACCGCGTCGGGCTCTTCGAACAGGCGAACCACGGCACGCTCCTGCTCGACGAGATCGGCGAGCTGCCGCTCTCCTTGCAGGTGAAGCTGCTCCGCGTGCTCCAGGAGGAGACGATCCGCAGGCTCGGCGACTCGAAGGACATCAAGGTCGACGTCCGGATCATCGCCGCGACGCACCGCGACCTGCACGCCGAGACGCAGGCCGGCAGGTTCCGGGAGGACCTGTTCTACCGGATCAACGTCCTGCCGATCGGCATCCCGCCGCTCCGGGAGCGTCGCGAGGACGTGCCGCTGCTCGTCGAGCACTTCATGAACCGCAACAACGCGCGCTTCGGGACGAACATCCGCCAGCTCTCGCCCGAGGCGCGGCGGCTGCTCCTCGAGTACGCCTGGCCCGGCAACGTGCGCGAGCTCGAGAACACCATCGAGCGGGCCATGGTCCTCGCCGAGAAGGACAGCATCGAGGCGGACGATCTGCCCGAGCGTATCCGCGAGGCGCGGGATCCGATCCAGCTTCACCTGACGAGCGGCGAGCTCTCGATCAAGAAGACCGCGCGCGTCATCGAGGAGATCCTCATCCGCCGGGCGCTCACGAAGACGAAAGGCAACCGCACGCGGGCCGCGGAGGTGCTGGAGATCAGCCACCGCGCCTTGCTCTACAAGATCAAAGACTACCGCATCGACCTCTGA
- a CDS encoding class I SAM-dependent methyltransferase, protein MVQQKRFGTDKPGLETRFDAQRIAFAPIVFQATRLLRSTGLLEAAEDRGAEGITAAEAAAKTGLSIYAATVLLECGLSADLVAYDQGRFVITTLGAFIRRDEMTAVNMEFIHEVCYLGMHKLEDALRLGEPAGLRVFGEWKTVYEALAHLPEPAKSAWLRFDHFYSDAAFPAASRIVLEKQPRSLLDIGCNTGKWASLCLSRSPELRASLVDLPGQLEMAMQNLREKGLDSRAVPCPVDVLDPQAELPSGFDAVWMSQFLVCFSEDEVRTILRRAGRAVRPGGRLWILDTFWDRQRFDAAAYCLINTSPYFTTIANGNSRMYRAEDILALAREEGLELQTTHERLGIYHSLLELAPV, encoded by the coding sequence ATGGTGCAACAAAAACGCTTCGGTACCGACAAGCCCGGCCTCGAAACACGCTTCGACGCCCAACGGATCGCCTTCGCGCCGATCGTCTTCCAGGCCACGCGCCTCCTGCGATCGACGGGCCTCCTGGAAGCGGCGGAGGACCGCGGCGCCGAGGGGATCACGGCAGCCGAGGCCGCCGCGAAGACGGGGCTCTCGATATACGCGGCGACGGTCCTGCTCGAATGCGGGCTCTCGGCCGACCTCGTGGCCTACGACCAGGGGAGGTTCGTCATCACCACGCTCGGCGCCTTCATCCGCCGCGACGAGATGACGGCCGTGAACATGGAGTTCATCCACGAGGTCTGTTACCTCGGCATGCACAAGCTCGAGGACGCCCTGCGGCTCGGCGAGCCCGCGGGGTTACGCGTCTTCGGCGAATGGAAGACGGTCTACGAGGCGCTCGCCCACCTGCCCGAGCCCGCGAAGAGCGCCTGGCTGCGCTTCGACCATTTCTACTCGGACGCCGCCTTCCCCGCGGCGAGCCGGATCGTGCTCGAAAAGCAGCCGCGGAGCCTGCTCGACATCGGCTGCAACACCGGCAAATGGGCGTCGCTTTGCCTCTCCCGCTCGCCCGAGCTGCGCGCCTCGCTGGTCGACCTGCCCGGCCAGCTCGAAATGGCCATGCAGAACCTGCGCGAAAAAGGGCTCGACAGCCGCGCCGTCCCCTGCCCCGTCGACGTGCTCGATCCGCAGGCCGAGCTGCCCTCGGGCTTCGACGCCGTCTGGATGAGCCAGTTCCTCGTGTGTTTCTCGGAGGACGAGGTGAGGACGATCCTGCGCCGCGCCGGCCGCGCCGTGCGCCCGGGCGGGCGGCTCTGGATCCTCGATACGTTCTGGGACCGGCAGCGCTTCGACGCGGCCGCGTATTGCCTCATCAACACGTCGCCCTACTTCACCACGATCGCCAACGGCAACAGCCGCATGTACCGCGCCGAAGACATCCTCGCGCTCGCCCGCGAAGAGGGGCTCGAGCTCCAGACGACCCACGAGCGGCTCGGGATCTACCACTCGCTGCTGGAGCTCGCTCCGGTCTGA
- a CDS encoding aminotransferase class I/II-fold pyridoxal phosphate-dependent enzyme — MSVIDRLGKKLSSSSAVMRLISNDRVMQVATGIMDARGRFEAAAERASEAWSILLHGHALPTIDPALEGGDDVVSKAAPKSPAPAAHVATNGAATNGAAAHATTNGAATNGAASVEATTTEAPKPAGPGSAAEEKLAQQMASRTSLSRIGGRDVFEKCYKFMTADNARAMGVYPFFRPLDFNNGPEAQLEGRKVIMLGSNNYLGLTTHPKVREAAKNAIDKYGTSMTGSRLVNGSMRLHNELEQKLAAYHGKEAGLVFTTGYQVNIATISALLSNKKSVAVIDKDDHASIYDGVRLGQAAGARMVRYRHNDPDALDQALSELDTSEGALVITDGVFSAQGEIANLPGIVSVVKKHKARLLVDDAHALGVIGPGGRGTAAHFGVADQVDLIGGTFSKSLASIGGWLVGERKVLDYIQHFAYSFLFAASAAPPSVAAAMAALDVMQEEPERQEKLRENFTYMRNELRRLGFELGKTETAVIPIYIRDDLRTVMMWKTLLDEHSIYVNPFITPGVPPKQQVLRTSYMATHERHHLDRALEAFEKVGKKFGVL; from the coding sequence ATGAGCGTGATCGATCGACTGGGAAAGAAGCTCTCGTCCTCCAGCGCCGTGATGCGCCTCATCAGCAACGACCGCGTGATGCAGGTGGCAACGGGCATCATGGACGCGCGAGGCCGGTTCGAAGCCGCCGCCGAACGCGCCTCCGAAGCCTGGAGCATCCTCCTGCACGGTCACGCGCTCCCCACGATCGACCCGGCCCTCGAAGGCGGCGACGACGTCGTGAGCAAGGCCGCCCCGAAGAGCCCCGCGCCCGCCGCGCACGTCGCGACGAACGGCGCCGCGACGAACGGAGCCGCCGCGCACGCCACGACGAACGGCGCCGCGACGAACGGCGCCGCGAGCGTCGAGGCCACGACCACCGAAGCGCCGAAGCCCGCGGGCCCCGGGAGCGCGGCGGAGGAAAAACTCGCCCAGCAGATGGCCTCGCGCACGTCGCTCTCGCGCATCGGCGGTCGGGACGTGTTCGAGAAGTGTTACAAGTTCATGACCGCGGACAACGCCCGCGCCATGGGCGTCTACCCGTTCTTCCGCCCGCTCGACTTCAACAACGGACCCGAGGCGCAGCTCGAAGGCCGCAAGGTCATCATGCTCGGCTCGAACAACTACCTCGGGCTGACCACGCACCCGAAGGTCCGCGAGGCCGCGAAGAACGCGATCGACAAGTACGGCACGAGCATGACGGGCTCGCGCCTGGTGAACGGGTCGATGCGGCTGCACAACGAGCTCGAACAGAAGCTCGCGGCCTACCACGGCAAGGAAGCGGGGCTCGTCTTCACGACGGGCTACCAGGTCAACATCGCCACGATCAGCGCGCTGCTCTCCAACAAGAAGAGCGTGGCGGTCATCGACAAGGACGACCACGCATCGATCTACGACGGCGTCCGCCTCGGACAGGCCGCCGGCGCGCGTATGGTGCGCTACCGGCACAACGACCCCGACGCCCTCGACCAGGCCCTCTCCGAGCTCGACACGAGCGAAGGCGCGCTCGTCATCACGGACGGCGTCTTCAGCGCGCAGGGCGAAATCGCGAACCTGCCCGGCATCGTCTCGGTGGTGAAAAAACACAAGGCGCGGCTGCTCGTCGACGACGCCCACGCGCTCGGCGTGATCGGCCCGGGCGGGCGCGGCACCGCGGCCCATTTCGGCGTCGCGGATCAGGTGGACCTCATCGGCGGGACGTTCTCGAAATCCCTCGCGTCGATCGGCGGCTGGCTCGTCGGCGAGCGGAAGGTGCTCGATTACATCCAGCACTTCGCCTACAGCTTCCTGTTCGCCGCGAGCGCCGCGCCCCCGAGCGTGGCCGCCGCGATGGCGGCGCTCGACGTGATGCAGGAGGAGCCCGAGCGGCAAGAGAAGCTGCGCGAGAACTTCACCTACATGCGCAACGAGCTGCGCCGCCTGGGCTTCGAGCTCGGAAAGACCGAGACCGCGGTGATCCCGATTTACATCCGCGACGATCTCCGGACCGTGATGATGTGGAAGACGCTGCTCGACGAGCACTCGATCTACGTGAACCCATTCATCACGCCCGGCGTCCCCCCGAAGCAGCAGGTGCTCCGCACGAGCTACATGGCGACCCACGAGCGCCACCACCTCGACCGCGCCCTCGAAGCATTCGAGAAAGTCGGCAAAAAATTCGGTGTTTTGTAG